GCATCAGCGAGCGCGACAGCAGGTCGGCGATGCGTGCGCGGTCCGGCTCGATGCCGCGGGCGCAATGGGCATCGAAGCTCGCCATGGCATCGGCCAGCAAGCGAACGCTCTGCATGAAGTTATTAGAGATCAATGGCTTGAATACATTAAGCTCGAAACTGCCTGAACATGCGCCAATGCTCAGGGCCACATCATTGCCCATGACCTGGCAGCACACCATGGTGAGTGCCTCGCACTGTGTGGGATTGACCTTGCCCGGCATGATGGAACTGCCCGGCTCATTCTCCGGCAGCACCAGTTCGCCCAGTCCGCAACGCGGTCCGGATGCAAGCCAGCGCACGTCGTTGGCAATCTTCATCAACGCACCAGCCAGCGTTTTCAGCGCACCGTGCGCGGCCATCAGCGCTTCGTGTCCGGCCAGCGCGGCATAGGAATTCGCTGCGCGACGAAACGACAGTCCGGTGTCGAGCGCAAGGCGGGCGGCCACCCGCTGACCGAACTCCGGATGGGTGTTGAGCCCGGTACCGACGGCGGTGGCACCGACCGCCAACTCGAGCAGGCCGGCCACGCTGGCCCGCACGCCCTGCTCCGCCAGCGCGAGCTGCGCCACCCAGCCCGACATTTCCTGCCCGAGCGTCAGCGGCGTGGCGTCCTGCAGATGGGTGCGGCCGATCTTCACGATGTCGGCGAATGCCGATGACTTGCCGTCCAGCGTGGCGCGCAGCGCCGCCAGCGCCGGCAACAGCGTATGCGTCACGGCAAGCGCAGCGGCGACATGCATCGCGGTGGGAAAGATGTCGTTCGACGACTGGCCCAGATTGACATGGTCGTTGGGATGAACGCGGCGCGCCTCACCCCGGCCGCCACCCATGCGCTCCGATGCCAGATTGGCCAGTACCTCGTTCATGTTCATGTGAGTCTGCGTGCCGGAGCCGGTCTGCCACACCGACAGCGGAAAGGCTTCGGCGTGTGCGCCGGCCAGGATTTCGTCGGCCGCAGCGACGATGGCCTGTGCGCGTTCGGCGTCGAGCAGGCCCAGTTCGCCATTGACCAGCGCTGCGCTGCGCTTCACCCGGGCCAGCGCGTGCAGCAGCGCGTCGGGCATGCGTTCGGTGGAAATGTGGAAGTGGGCCAGCGAACGCTGTGTCTGCGCCCCCCACAGCGCTTCGGCCGGTACCTCGATGTCGCCGAATGCGTCGCGTTCGGTCCGTGTGTCGGTTGTCATGGCAAGGCCTCCAGAGCGATGGCGGATCGCGAACCGATCCGGCCGACTGCTCAGCCTAGTCCCTCGCGGCGCAATGTGCCGGAACAGGCCGGTCGAACGCTTGTCATCTATGCTGAAAGTGCGTGGATGCGGCGGTGATCCGATGCAATGCTCGCGCCGCGTCCGACGCTGACAACGATGGATCAGAAGAGGAGAAGAACCATGCTTATCGTTCATCACCTGAACAACTCGCGGTCGCACCGTATCGTGTGGCTGTGCGAGGAACTGGGCATCGACTACGAGCTGGTCAAGCACATGCGTGACCCGGACAGCCAGCGCTCGCCGGATTCGCTGAAGGCGGTGCACCCGCTTGGCAAGGCGCCGGTGATTCAGCACAGGGGGCAGAAGATCGTCGAGTCCGAAGCGGTCATCGAATACATCTGCAATGTGTGCGCCGACGGCCGGCTCAGCGTGAAGCCAACTTCGCCCGAGTACGGGCAGTACCAGCAGTGGCTCGCGTTTGCCGAAGGCACGCTGTTCCCGGGCCTGCTGGTCGACCTGGTCGATGCATGGACCGGTCGCGGCAACCCTGACCTGATGGGTTTCTTCGACGTGGAAACCGCGAAGAACCACCAGTTCGCCGAAGACGCGCTGAGCGGACGGGATTACCTGCTCGAATCCGGATTTTCGGCGGCCGACATCACTCTCGGCTGGGCGCTCGAATTCAGCGAGTGCCGTGGCTGGCTGCGCGACTACCCGACGCTGCAGGCCTACGTCGAACGTCTGCGCGCTCGCCCGGCCTACCGGAGGGCGATCTCGAACGGCGGCCCGCAGGACCTGTCGGTGTTTTCTGCCGGCGCGCGCTGACCCGAAGCACGCCCGCCGGGCGGTGTCCGGGGGTGCGTCCGGGGGTGCGTCCGGGGGTGCGTCATTTCGCCGCGGCGGGCGACTTCAGGAAGGCGTCAAAGGCGGCGCCGAACGCCTCGGGCACCTCGAAATAAGGCATGGCGCCGGTCTGGAACACGGTGACCGTCCAGTTGCCACCGCCGGTCACCATATACATGCCGGTGTAGTTGGTGAAGTCGCCGCGCACGCCGTGGCTCACCCACACCGGGTGCGGGATGGCTTCATACACGGTGTGGATGTCGGCGCTGAACAGGCCGCCGGACAGGAAGTACAGCGGCGCAAAGCGCGCGCCGGGCTGGCGCGTGGTCAGCACGTCGTACGCCCACATCGTTTCGTCGATGTTCCTGCCGCCCCAGGTGCGCTCCAGAAAGTAGCGGATCACACCCGGTCGAGTCAGCTGGCGGAACAGCCAGTTGGCCCACAACGGCTGACTGAGCGCGGCATACAGGCCGGGTACGGCGCGTGTGCTGCAAGGCTCGCCGCGCCGCGGCGTGCGGCCATTCAGGCCGGTCGGGCTCACCAGCGCCACCGTGCGCCAGTCGTCCGGCCGCTCGGCCGCCGCACGAGCGAGATATTCGCAGCCGAGCGACACGGCAAGTCCATCCACCTTTGCCCCGCCGCTCAATGCGCGGATGTGTCGCGCCGCCGTGTGCAACGCGTCGGTCATCAGCCGCGGCGAATAAACCCGGTCTTCGCGCGGGCTGAAGCCATAGCCCGGCAGATCGATGGCGTAGACGGTGTGCGTCGCGGCGTAACGCTCGTACAGCGGCCGCATTTCCGCCGCCGAAGCGGCCGCGTTGATGCTGTGAATGAGCAGCATCGGCGGACCGTTGCCCGCGCAGTAACAGTTCAGTCCGTCGAAGGACAGTCGCTCACCCGGCAATGCGGGCGGCAGGACAGGCAGGGCGTCCAATGGAATCCTTGTCGGGTCGGGAGAGTGGCCGAACAGTAGCAGGATGACGAGTCACCCGATCATGGTATTGACCGGGGACATGGATGAATCAGTTCCCGCTGACTGGCTCGGATCAGCCCACAGTCATTTTGCGCGCAGCTTCAAGCGGGCGCGGATGGAGGCGGCCAGATTGCGTCGCCAGGAGATCAGCCAGCGTCCCCCCGGCAGATCGGTCCCGCGCAGAACGGTTCTTGCATCGATGGTCATGTAGCCGACGGGCGTGACGGTTCAACTCCTGTCAGTTGAGCGAGCTTGCCCGTTAGATGTCCGGTCAAGGCCGATCTCAGCCTAGCCTCTTGCCAGGTGGATAGAAAATGTTCTGCACTGCATCACGCAGCTCTTCCAGGTCCTGAGGTTTGGCGATCAGATCGCGCACCCCGGCTGCCGCGGCTTGCGCGCGCAATTCCTCGTTGACGTACCCTGAGATCAGGATCACGGGCAAATCCGGCAGTGCATCGCGAATCGCCCGCGCGATCTCCAGGCCCGACATGCCTGGCATGTTGAAATCGGTCACCACCAGGTCGACGCGAATCCTGCCGGAAAGCACCGCGTCAAGCGCCTCCCGCTGTTCGAAGTATGCGCTGACGCGATAGCCCCAGCGTTCGATCATCCGCTTGCTGGCGAACAACTGCGCCTGATCGTCGTCGATGTAGAGAACATGCCGGCCACGGCCTTCGGCGGCCTGTCCCGCTTTTTCGATCGGGTCTGGCGCAGCAGCCAGATCGTTCGTGCTCGGAAGGTACACCTCGAACGTGCTGCCTTTGTCAGGCTCGCTGTGCACAACGATCACGCCTGCGTGAGCCTGCACGATGCCATGCACCACGCACAACCCCAGTCCGGTGCCTTTGCCTGATGGCCTTGTCGTGAAAAACGGTTCGAAGATGCGACGTCGCGTCGCCGCGTCCATGCCGTGCCCGGTGTCGCTGACGACGATCCGGGCGTAATGGCCCGGCCGCAGCGCAGGATCGGGTCGCGCAGAGGATTCGTCGAACATCACGCCTTCAACGCGAATCTCGATGGTCCCGGGCCAGCCTTCCATCGCTTGCGCAGCGTTGACGCCGAGGTTCAGCAGCACCTGTGTTAACTGGGTCAAGTCGCCAAGGACGGATGGCGTATCAGCGGCGCAGTAGCACTCGATCCGCATTCCTCCGAGCAGCCCTGCTCGCAGCAAGCGCACGCTTTCCGTGACGATCGAAGGAATCGATACCACTTGGTGCGACGTCACCTGTCGCCGGCTGAACGTCAGAATCTGTTGCACCAGGTCTCTGGCGCGATGACTGGCCTTCTCGATTTCAGTCAGGCTCACGAGCGCCTGAGAGTTGTACGAAGCGTCCTGCCGCGCCAGTTCGGCATTGATCAGTATGGTGCCCAGAATGTTGTTGAAGTCGTGGGCGACGCCGCCTGCCAGGGTCCCGATCGCCTCCAGTTTCTGCGATTCGCGCAATTGCGCCTCGAGACGCGCATGCTCCTGTTCTGCCCTTTTGCGCCCGGTGATGTCGCGGATCACGGCTAGCAGGCCGGAAAAGGTTTCATCCTCCGCGCGCAGCTGGCTCACTGAGGACTCGACGTTGATTGCTTCGCCGCTGCGCTTCACGTGAACGTTCTCGCCGCACCAGAAGCCGGTCTCCCGCAGAGCAGTCAGCGCGGCAGCTTCGTCTTCCGGACGCTGCCAGCGATACTGAAAAATTTCCGAAAGTCGGCGCCCAAGCACGTTCGGCGCAGTGACGCCATACTGACGCTCGGCCGCGGCGTTGAGAAATGTCACGCGCTGGTCGTTGTCGATGGTGATGACCGCATCGCTGACTTGCGCGAGGATTTCGCCGCGAAAGCGGCTTGACTCGGCGTCCAGGCCTTCAAGGCGGAAAATTTTGGGGCCTGCATCGGTTTCCACGACGAGCGCATCCACCGCGCCGCTGCGGATAGCCTGCAGCGTTTCCTCCGCCGCCTCCAGTCGGGCATGCAATTCGGCATTTTGCGCGAGGAGCGTGGCGGCGCTGGCAGCTTTGGCGCGCACGGCGGGTCAGGGGCCTTCGTCGGTAGTGACCCGATCACCTGCCTTGCGCAGGTCGAGCCCCAGCAGGATGCTTTCCGTGTGCGACATGTCGCCGATGAAACGCCGCCGCGGCAGCGGCAGCTTCTTGATCAAGGTTGGCGCAGCGATGATCTGCTCGCCTTCTGCCAGCGCCGGGCGCTGAGAGATATCCACGACTTCAAGGTCGTAGCGCCCTTGCAGATGCGCCTCGCAAATCCTGCGAATGTTCACGATGGCGCGCTCGGAGTTGCGGGTCGTGCCGGTGACATAAAGCCGCAGGACGTAACGCGCGCTGTCGAGCTTCGCAGCGGCGGCTTCAAAGCCAAGGGGCTTGCGTATGGCCGAGGGTAGCTTTCTCATGAACAGTCAGCGTCGTATCGGCCGCACATCGAGACCGACGAGCACACGCTCTTCGTTGGACAAATCGCCGATGATCTTCGTGATCGGCGTGGGCAGGCGGCGCACCAGCGTTGGCACGGCGAGTATCTGGTCGCCAGCTGCGAGCTTCGGATTCTTGACGAGGTCGATGATTTCGATCCGGTACTGGCCGGCAAGGTGCGTCTCGCAGATGCGCTGCAGATTGGCACAGGCCGCAATCGACTTTGCGGTCTGACCGGCGACATACAGCCGCAGCTCGAAGGCGACGGTTTTGCTCATCGCTTTCCCTTCTTGCCGCCGCCGCCGGTCTTGTCGGCGCCGCGCAGGTATGTCATGACGTCAGTGTTCTGCTGCGCCGTCCTTTGATGCAGCGTCTCGCGCGCAAGGCTGAAGGCCACCTCGGCGGATTCAACTTCCGCCTCGCAGCGCAGCGCAGCGATCTGTGCTTCGATCGCCTTCTGCCTGCTCGCAAGCTGACTCAGCTTGCGTTGATGATCCTCTTCGCGCAGTGCGGCGGCGGTGCGCTCCAGTTCTTCCTGCGCAACGCGCGCCGTCCCTGTCAGCACACGTTCGGCACCAAGGTAGACATCCACCAGCTCTATACCCTTGTCACTGAGCACGAACTCGCGGACCTGATTCGAATGTGCCATGCCGCGGGACTTCAGCACGTAGATCGTGCGGTTGCGTTCGCCATTGAATTCGACGTTGCGCAGCAGCAGCCACGTGTCCATCAGCGAAGAGACCTGGAGCTGCGAATTCTCCGTTGTATCCCCGCCACCTGTCGTCAGGCTCGTGAATAGCGTGGTGATCTGCTGCTGCTTGAGGAAGTCAATGAGGCGCATCAGCGTTGGCTTCACTGCCGCCGTGTCTTGGTCGAGCGAAAGATTGCTGATCGGGTCGACCACCACAACGTTCGGGTGAAAGCTACTCACGGCATCGTGCATCATCACCAGGTGTTGCTCCAGACCCTGCAGCGTCGGGCGTGACGAGTGAATCTGAAGCAAGCCCTTTTTTACCCACGGCCCGAGGTCGATGCCGATGGAACCCATATTGCGGACAATCTGGGCGCTTGATTCCTCGTAGGCGAACAGCAATACCCGCTCGCCGCGGCGGCATGCAGCCTCGGCGAACCGGGCGCCGACACTGCTTTTGCCCGTGCCCGAAGAACCCGAGACCAATATGCTGCTGCCGCGAAAGACGCCCTGCCCGCCGAGCATCTCGTCGAGCCGAGCAATGCCTGTCGGGATGCGCTTCGCCGAGACCTCATGGTCGAGCCGCAACGAAGTGATCGGCAGCACCGAAAGGCCGCGTTCGCCGATGAGGAAGGGATACTCGTTCGTGCCGTGCGCCGAGCCGCGATACTTCAGCACGCGCAGCCGCCGGGTGGATATCTGCTCGTGAATGCGCTGGTCGAGGATGATCACGCAATCTGCGACGTATTCCTCCAGTCCATAGCGTGTCAGCGACTGGTCGCCGCGCTCGCCGGTGATGACGGCTGTCAAACCGTGATCCTTCAGCCAGCGGAAAAGACGTCGCAACTCCGCGCGGAGAATGGCGTGATTGGGCAGGCCGGAAAACAGTGCCTCGACGGTATCAAGGACCACGCGCTTTGCGCCAATGGATTTGACGGCGTGACCAAGCCGGATGAACAGGCCCTCAAGGTCGTACTCGCCTGTCTCTTCGATCTCGCTGCGCTCTACGTGGACGTGATCGAGGACAAGCTTCTTCTGCGCGGTGAGTTTCTCCAGATCGAAACCGAGCGAGCGGACATTGGCCGTGAGCTCGGCCACGTTCTCCTCGAACATCATGAATACGCCGGGCTCGCCATACTGCGTCGCGCCGCGCACGAGGAATTCCATGGCAAGCATGGTCTTTCCAGAGCCTGCGCTGCCACAGATGAGGGTCGGCCGGCCCGCAGGCAGTCCGCCGTCTGTGATTTCGTCAAGGCCAACGATTCCGGTGGGGCACTTGGGCAAGTTCCCGCCCCTGGACAGCGCAATGGTCTTCAATGTCGTTGGTTCCGTGATCAAACCGGTGTGAAGCGCTGAGGTCTGCAGTGCGCTGTGACGACGTCTGTACCATCTGCCTCCAGAGGTTCTGAACATCAGCCGCGGCATCGATCCAACAGACTGGAAGCCCGTTTGATGGCGCAGGAATTGAGGCGCAATCAGCGCCCGGCTCCCGGAACCACACTTTGGCCGACACAATCCAGCATATTGTCGGCAGCGTGGCGGTAGTCCCTCTGTGCGTTGCCGTACATAGCGGTGGCTCGGAGCCCCTCGGGTAGTGGTCGGATTCGTCCCTATCACTACACGCTGCAACCCCGAAGGGCGGTACATGGCAATCAGGAAATCAGCCAGCGAGCGCTCGACCGGCCTCGGCACCTCAGAAGCAGTGAGGTACGGCACGCCAAAGCCCCCCAAAACCGGGATGGCAAGAAGCGTTACGGGATATCGGGAAACAAAAAAGCCCCGGAACACGTGGTCAACCGGGGCTTTAAGGGTGTCTTGTGAGGCGTTCTGGAACGCTCTGCAACTCATTTTGGCGGAGAGGGCGTCCGCCTCCGTATAACTTTAGGTCGTATAAAGCCGTCTCACTTCTAGGATAAATCGCCTAGGGTCATCATTTTCCTTGAATCATGGCGTCGCATGTCATATCCTGCAATTGCGCCCTGTTTGTTGGGTACTTTGTTGGATATGAGGATCGACGTGCCGAAACTTGCCCCCGAACTGTCGGACCTCTCCGTAAGGAGGCTCACCGCACCCGGCTTTCATGCGGTGGGGGGCGTGTCTGGCCTGCATCTGCAGGTTCTGCCCTCCGGTGCGCGGACGTGGATTCTTCGCGTAATGGTTGGCGGCAAGCGGCGGGACATGGGCCTTGGAGGCTATCCGGACGTAACGCTCGCCAAGGCGCGAGAAAACGCGCGCGACGCCAAGGACAAGATTCGCAAAGGGATTGACCCCATAGCCGAGCGTCTCGCTCTGAAAAGCGCTCTCTGCTCTGCACGGGGCGCCCAAATCACTTTTGACGAAGCTGCTGCCAAGTACATCGAGGCGATGAGCCATGAATGGAAGAACGCCAAACATCAGGGACAGTGGGCCGCGACCCTCAGGGAGTACGCATCGCCATTTATCGGAAGTCTGCTTGTAAGCGATATCAAACTCGCCCACGTCGAACAGGTACTTTCGCCCATCTGGACGACCAAGACCGAGACGGCTACTCGTGTGCGTGGCCGGATCGAAGCGGTATTGAATTGGGCGACTGTGCGAGGCTACCGGCACGGGGAAAACCCGGCCCGCTGGAAGGGGCATCTAGACAAGCTGCTCCCGCGTCCCTCCAAAGTCGCCAAGGTTGAACACTTCGCGGCGCTGCCGTGGCAGGAAGTGGGCGCGTTCATGGAAAAGCTGCGCGAACGCACCGGCACAAGCGCCCGCGCCGTGGAGTTGGCAATCCTTACCGCTGCGCGAAGCAATGAGGTACGGGGCGCCACATGGGCCGAAATCGACCTGGACGCGGCGCTGTGGATCATTCCCGGTGACCGGATGAAGGCGAGCAAGGAGCACCGCATACCGCTGCCCGCCGACGCTGTAGCCCTGCTCCGTGCCCTGCCCCGCATCGAGGGTCGGGAAGTTGTCTTTGCCTCTCCCCGAGGCGGGAAGCTGTCGGACATGAGCCTAACCGCCGTGCTGCGCCGCATGGCGGTTCCGGCGACGGTGCATGGCTTTCGGAGCACCTTCCGTGACTGGGCCGCAGAGGCTACCAACTACCCGCGCGACGTGGCAGAAATGGCACTCGCGCATAGCATCGGCGACAAGGTTGAGGCGGCGTATCGACGGGGCGACCTGTTCGAAAAGCGCCGCAGGATGATGGACGACTGGGCGAAGTTCTGCCGTCAAACGTCTGTCGGCGCGGACGTCACACCGATCCGAAGCAATACCGCCGCCTGACGGATTCAGGTAAGCGGGGCCGCGTAGTGTTCCCGCACTGCGCGGCCCCTGACCAATCAGTGAAAAGGAGCTTCACATCATGGTTGTAACGAACGATATCAGCACGGGCGCGAACAAAATCGGCCAACTCATGGACGGCTTAACCAAGGGCGAAATCATCGCCATTGCCGCGACGGTGAAATACGCCGATGGATCGGTTCGATACGTGCCAATCGGGGCCGCGCCTGACCCTCTTCAAGGCTTGACTCTCCAAGGCGTTACCAGCAGCTACAAAAGCGGTCTTTCCGAGGTTGAGACAAAGCAGGTTGCGGT
The sequence above is a segment of the Methyloversatilis sp. RAC08 genome. Coding sequences within it:
- the fumC gene encoding class II fumarate hydratase — encoded protein: MTTDTRTERDAFGDIEVPAEALWGAQTQRSLAHFHISTERMPDALLHALARVKRSAALVNGELGLLDAERAQAIVAAADEILAGAHAEAFPLSVWQTGSGTQTHMNMNEVLANLASERMGGGRGEARRVHPNDHVNLGQSSNDIFPTAMHVAAALAVTHTLLPALAALRATLDGKSSAFADIVKIGRTHLQDATPLTLGQEMSGWVAQLALAEQGVRASVAGLLELAVGATAVGTGLNTHPEFGQRVAARLALDTGLSFRRAANSYAALAGHEALMAAHGALKTLAGALMKIANDVRWLASGPRCGLGELVLPENEPGSSIMPGKVNPTQCEALTMVCCQVMGNDVALSIGACSGSFELNVFKPLISNNFMQSVRLLADAMASFDAHCARGIEPDRARIADLLSRSLMLVTALSPHIGYDRAAAVAHHAHANGLSLREAALALGAVSAEQFDDWVRPERMV
- a CDS encoding glutathione S-transferase family protein, with the protein product MLIVHHLNNSRSHRIVWLCEELGIDYELVKHMRDPDSQRSPDSLKAVHPLGKAPVIQHRGQKIVESEAVIEYICNVCADGRLSVKPTSPEYGQYQQWLAFAEGTLFPGLLVDLVDAWTGRGNPDLMGFFDVETAKNHQFAEDALSGRDYLLESGFSAADITLGWALEFSECRGWLRDYPTLQAYVERLRARPAYRRAISNGGPQDLSVFSAGAR
- a CDS encoding alpha/beta fold hydrolase, which codes for MDALPVLPPALPGERLSFDGLNCYCAGNGPPMLLIHSINAAASAAEMRPLYERYAATHTVYAIDLPGYGFSPREDRVYSPRLMTDALHTAARHIRALSGGAKVDGLAVSLGCEYLARAAAERPDDWRTVALVSPTGLNGRTPRRGEPCSTRAVPGLYAALSQPLWANWLFRQLTRPGVIRYFLERTWGGRNIDETMWAYDVLTTRQPGARFAPLYFLSGGLFSADIHTVYEAIPHPVWVSHGVRGDFTNYTGMYMVTGGGNWTVTVFQTGAMPYFEVPEAFGAAFDAFLKSPAAAK
- a CDS encoding hybrid sensor histidine kinase/response regulator yields the protein MRAKAASAATLLAQNAELHARLEAAEETLQAIRSGAVDALVVETDAGPKIFRLEGLDAESSRFRGEILAQVSDAVITIDNDQRVTFLNAAAERQYGVTAPNVLGRRLSEIFQYRWQRPEDEAAALTALRETGFWCGENVHVKRSGEAINVESSVSQLRAEDETFSGLLAVIRDITGRKRAEQEHARLEAQLRESQKLEAIGTLAGGVAHDFNNILGTILINAELARQDASYNSQALVSLTEIEKASHRARDLVQQILTFSRRQVTSHQVVSIPSIVTESVRLLRAGLLGGMRIECYCAADTPSVLGDLTQLTQVLLNLGVNAAQAMEGWPGTIEIRVEGVMFDESSARPDPALRPGHYARIVVSDTGHGMDAATRRRIFEPFFTTRPSGKGTGLGLCVVHGIVQAHAGVIVVHSEPDKGSTFEVYLPSTNDLAAAPDPIEKAGQAAEGRGRHVLYIDDDQAQLFASKRMIERWGYRVSAYFEQREALDAVLSGRIRVDLVVTDFNMPGMSGLEIARAIRDALPDLPVILISGYVNEELRAQAAAAGVRDLIAKPQDLEELRDAVQNIFYPPGKRLG
- a CDS encoding circadian clock KaiB family protein, producing the protein MRKLPSAIRKPLGFEAAAAKLDSARYVLRLYVTGTTRNSERAIVNIRRICEAHLQGRYDLEVVDISQRPALAEGEQIIAAPTLIKKLPLPRRRFIGDMSHTESILLGLDLRKAGDRVTTDEGP
- a CDS encoding circadian clock KaiB family protein, yielding MSKTVAFELRLYVAGQTAKSIAACANLQRICETHLAGQYRIEIIDLVKNPKLAAGDQILAVPTLVRRLPTPITKIIGDLSNEERVLVGLDVRPIRR
- the kaiC gene encoding circadian clock protein KaiC, with the protein product MSCRAFQNASQDTLKAPVDHVFRGFFVSRYPVTLLAIPVLGGFGVPYLTASEVPRPVERSLADFLIAMYRPSGLQRVVIGTNPTTTRGAPSHRYVRQRTEGLPPRCRQYAGLCRPKCGSGSRALIAPQFLRHQTGFQSVGSMPRLMFRTSGGRWYRRRHSALQTSALHTGLITEPTTLKTIALSRGGNLPKCPTGIVGLDEITDGGLPAGRPTLICGSAGSGKTMLAMEFLVRGATQYGEPGVFMMFEENVAELTANVRSLGFDLEKLTAQKKLVLDHVHVERSEIEETGEYDLEGLFIRLGHAVKSIGAKRVVLDTVEALFSGLPNHAILRAELRRLFRWLKDHGLTAVITGERGDQSLTRYGLEEYVADCVIILDQRIHEQISTRRLRVLKYRGSAHGTNEYPFLIGERGLSVLPITSLRLDHEVSAKRIPTGIARLDEMLGGQGVFRGSSILVSGSSGTGKSSVGARFAEAACRRGERVLLFAYEESSAQIVRNMGSIGIDLGPWVKKGLLQIHSSRPTLQGLEQHLVMMHDAVSSFHPNVVVVDPISNLSLDQDTAAVKPTLMRLIDFLKQQQITTLFTSLTTGGGDTTENSQLQVSSLMDTWLLLRNVEFNGERNRTIYVLKSRGMAHSNQVREFVLSDKGIELVDVYLGAERVLTGTARVAQEELERTAAALREEDHQRKLSQLASRQKAIEAQIAALRCEAEVESAEVAFSLARETLHQRTAQQNTDVMTYLRGADKTGGGGKKGKR
- a CDS encoding tyrosine-type recombinase/integrase; this encodes MSYPAIAPCLLGTLLDMRIDVPKLAPELSDLSVRRLTAPGFHAVGGVSGLHLQVLPSGARTWILRVMVGGKRRDMGLGGYPDVTLAKARENARDAKDKIRKGIDPIAERLALKSALCSARGAQITFDEAAAKYIEAMSHEWKNAKHQGQWAATLREYASPFIGSLLVSDIKLAHVEQVLSPIWTTKTETATRVRGRIEAVLNWATVRGYRHGENPARWKGHLDKLLPRPSKVAKVEHFAALPWQEVGAFMEKLRERTGTSARAVELAILTAARSNEVRGATWAEIDLDAALWIIPGDRMKASKEHRIPLPADAVALLRALPRIEGREVVFASPRGGKLSDMSLTAVLRRMAVPATVHGFRSTFRDWAAEATNYPRDVAEMALAHSIGDKVEAAYRRGDLFEKRRRMMDDWAKFCRQTSVGADVTPIRSNTAA